The following is a genomic window from Marinococcus sp. PL1-022.
CATTTTTATTATAAATAAATCCGTACCCTTCCTGGTTTACTGGAAGGCCATGGACGTTACCATCCTCTTTCATTGGATCAAGTGTGCCTTCCAACGCTGTTTCAGCCGATTCCATATCTGATAAATCAGCCAAATACTGACTAAATTGCTCCGCCTCGGTTGGGCCGGCTATATTGAAAATCGCCGGTTCATCACCAGAAGAAAATTTAGACTTTAATGAACCCTGATAATCAGAACCGCCGCCTACAGATGTTACTTCAACGTTGACATTTGGATTTTCTTCTTCATATTGCGCCGCCAACTCTTCAAACTGCTCATTAACTTCTACTTTTCCCTGGAAAATATCTAAATTAATTTGCTCTCCTTCTCCTCCTGAACTACTTTCTGAAGAAAAAGAACAACCGGATAAAACAAGACCGCCCACTAACAACGATGAACCAATTACTGCTTTTTTCATCTCATTACCCCCTGTTTATGTAATCGCTTTCTAAAACAAGTATAACTAAAAAATATTTTATGTCAAACGTTTTCATAAAATTGGTCATATCATTCTCAATTTCTATTTTTATTCACTATAAATCCTTTACAAAAAAGTGTTTTTGATAGATTATTTAATCATTAAACATAGGTTAACGTTTTCATAAAATGTGCAATCGGGAAATAAGTTATAATAAATTAGGAGAATGCTTGCTAGAAGGAGAGAAAAGACTATGTCCAGTATCAAAGATGTTGCGAAATTATCCGGCGTTTCCGTAACCACTGTTTCAAGAGTTATGAACAACCGCGGCTATATCGGAAAAGAAACGAGAAGCCGGGTGGAAAAGGCTATGCAGGAACTCGATTACCAACCGAACCAGATTGCCCGGTCACTGCAGCGCAGCCGTTCCGGATTAATCGGCGTAATTGTGCCGGACCTGGCCCATCCCTTCTTTTCTGAACTGATTAATGAAATTGAAGCTTACGCAAACGGCCGGCATTACAAAATCATCGTCTGTAATTCCCTGCACGATGCCGAAAAGGAAGCCAACTATATAAATATGCTCCGACAGAACCGGGCGGATGGTATTATTGTATGCAGTCATACATTGTCCACTGAAAAATATGAGCATGAAGAAATGCCGGTCATCTCTTTCGACCGTGTAATTTCCCCTTCTATTCCTTATGTCGCCAGTGATAACTATCTGGGCGGGGAGATTGCCACCAGACATCTGATTGAACGCGGATGCAAAAAAATCCTTCATATTTCGGGACCGCTTGAATACGACCTGCTTGCCAACCGGCGCAAAGATGCCTTTGAATTAACAGCTATGAAGGCAGGCATCACTTATATGAGTATCGAGGGAGCCTATATTGAAGCAACCTTTGAAGATAATTATAAATTTATTGAAGAACACATCAGTGCTGTTCTTGAAAACTATGACGGTATATTCTGCAGTAATGATCTGCTCGCGTATGCGTTATATGTCTATGCCTCCAGGCATCATATCCATGTGCCGGATGAGCTGAAAATTATTGGCTATGATAACCACAGCTTTACCCGCATGCTGCAGACGCCCAGGCTGACAACTATTCAGCAGCCACTTGATAAATTGGGAGAAGCACTTGCTTTTTCCTTAATCAATAATATTGAACGGCAGGAAAATGGTGCACATAATCAAAACATTGTGCTCGACGTGCAGTTGATTAAAGGCGATACCACCTGAAAAATAATAACAAAAAGTCCGGCTCTTCCCTCCCTCAGGAAAAGGCCGGATTTGTTTTATTTGCACTGCTTATACAGGAAAACATGGACAGAAAGAAATTCAGCTGATATGATGAATATTGATTGATAATGATTATCACTAATGAATGATTTTTTAATGTTGAAAGAGGATATAACATGCGTCAACAAACGGAACCTTCCACCTATAAAGACGATATTACTTCACGTCCTGTAACAGCTGTACTAATGTTTATTGCCGGCCTTCCCATACTTGGATTTATTTTTTTACTTTCGATTTCTGTCGGTGCTGCAGACGTGGAGATTGGTACCGTTTGGAACGCATTGTTTCACTATGACGCTTCCTTGAATGATCACGTTGTTATCCGCGAGCTTCGTCTTCCCCGGGCTATTGCAGATATTGTTGTCGGTGCCTGCTTCGCCGTAGCCGGAGCCATCATGCAGGGAATGACAAGAAATCCACTGGCCGAATCCGGAATTCTGGGCATCAATGCAGGTTCAATTTTTATGGTGGCGGTTTGTTTTGCGTTTCTGCCGGGGCTCTCTTATAACCTGTTGATAGTGTTTTCTTTTTTAGGGGCCGCGATCAGCATGGGGCTGATTTTTGGGATTGCTTCACTTTCACGCATCGGCCTGACACCTCTTCGTATGGTGCTTGCCGGGGCGGCGATTAACGCCCTGTTTACAGCGTTAAGTGAAGGCATCGCCATTCACTTTGATCTCAGCCAGGATATTGCCTTTTGGTACGCCGGTGGATTATCCGGTGTCCGGTGGGAGCAGCTGCTGCCCGCCCTTCCATGGATGGGGGGAGCGCTTGTATTTGCGGTCGCCCTGTCCAGGTCTGTTACTATTTTAAGTCTCGGGGACGATATCGCTTCAGGCCTTGGGCAGCGTGTCGGCCTGATAAAACTACTCTGCACACTCGCCGTTTTGTTTCTCGCCGGCATTGCCGTATCCATCGCTGGCCCTATCGGGTTTGTCGGTCTCGTTATCCCACACGTCGTCCGGTTTTTCGTGGGAGTTGACTACCGGGCGATCATCCCGTGCTCTATCGTGGTGGGCGGCATTTTTATGTCGCTTGCCGATATTGGTGCCAGGATTATTAATCCGCCGTACGAAACCCCTCTCGGTTCTTTATTCGCGCTTATCGGTGTGCCCTTCTTTTTATACATTGCGCGCCGCGAGAGGAGGGAACTCTAAATGCATTCTATATTTTCCGGCGAGTGGGAACGCAGGCGCCGCAGACGGCGCATTTTTGTATTCAGCTTCCTCGCCATTCTAATATTTATCGTGCTTCTTTTCAGCATGAATTCCGGAGTTACTCCGCTGGGGCCGTTAGAGGTGATAAAAACGCTTTTCGGCTTTGGCGACAGTAACCAGAATCTCGTACTATTTCAGTTCCGCCTGCCCCGGATTGTACTCGCTCTTCTTGTCGGGGCAGCACTTGCCGTTTCAGGCTGCGTGCTCCAGGGAATCTCCCGTAACAGCCTGGCAGACCCGGGTATTCTCGGCATCACTACCGGCGCAGGATTATTTGTAGTTTTATACATTTCGTTTTTCAGTTCGATTGATGCTGCTTCTCCGTACTTACTGCCGGTATTCGCGCTTGTTGGAGGACTGCTCGCTGCAGCATTAATTTATGTTCTTGCCTACGACCGGCAGCTTGGTCTCGTGCCGATGAGAATGATACTGACCGGTATTGCAGTGGCTGCCGGGCTGAATGCACTGATGACCGTTCTCATGCTGCGTCTGCAGCCGGAACAGTTTGACTTTGTCGCTATATGGCTGGCTGGAAGAATTTACGGATCCACCTGGCCTTATGTATATTCGTTTCTTCCCTGGTTTATTATTTTATCGATTTTCATTTATTACCGGTGGCGCGCGCTCGATACCCTTACCTTCGGCGAACAGATGGCAAAAGGGCTGGGCCTCCGGGTGGAAAAGGAACGCCTTCTGCTCACCTTCGCTTCAGTGGCGCTTGCAGCATCGGCGGTTTCTGTCAGCGGCGGCATCGGATTTGTCGGACTGATTGCCCCTCATATAGCCCGGAGGCTGATCGGTCCCAACCATGCGCTTGCTCTCCCTGCCTCGGCGCTTCTCGGTGGACTTCTGCTTCTGTTTGCGGACACCCTTGGCCGTACTATTATTCAGCCGTCGGAAATTCATGCAGGGATTGTTGTTGCAGTTATTGGCGCTCCTTATTTCCTATACCTGCTTGCCAGAAGCAATGTCTAACTTTATCACCCTGAAAGGATGTTTATGCGATGATCGAAACAGATCAACTCCATATTGGTTATGATCAGCAGACAATCGTAAACGATTTAAATATTGAGATTCCTTCTGGTAAAATTACCGCGCTTGTCGGCGCAAACGGTTCCGGCAAGTCTACCATTCTAAAAGCCCTGTCAAGGCTGATGAAGCCTTCGAAGGGCGTCGTCTACTTAAACGGCAGCTCCATCCACAGTCAAAAAACAAAGGAACTCGCCAAGCAGATGGCCATTCTTCCCCAAAATCCCGAAGCACCGCAGGGCTTAACGGTTACGGAGCTTGTGACATACGGACGGGCTCCTCATCAGCGTGGTTTTGGTTCCTTAAAGGCCCATGATAAAGAAATGATCGGCTGGGCCATTGAAATCACCGGCATGCGCGAATTCGCCAACCGCCCGATCGATCACTTATCCGGCGGGCAGCGTCAGCGGGCATGGATTGCCATGGCTCTGGCCCAGGAAACCGAAACCCTATTTTTGGATGAGCCTACCACCTTTCTTGATATGGCCCATCAGATGGAAGTGCTGAACATCCTTGAAAAACTGAACGTGCAGGAGCATCGGACTATCGTGATGGTCGTGCATGATTTGAATCATGCCAGCCGCTACGCCCATCATATTGTTGCCATCAAGCACGGCAACGTTGTCAAAACCGGCACCCCTCATGAAGTGATGGAAGCAGGAATTATCGAAAAAGTGTTTGGCATCAAAAGCGATATTATTAAAGATCCCCGTTCCGGCATGCCGCTCTGCCTTCCCTATAATTTATGCGAAGAACAGGCAGCTTCACCGATATTTGGATCCTAAAAAGAGAGCCGCGCATTATTATTTATGCGGGCTCTCTTTTGCTATAACCATTTTCTCAGGTGCCACTCATCCCGGATCGTTATTCCGTTCACGCCGACAAGCGGGATCGAAGGCTTATCCTCCCGGGCTTTTCTGGCTGCATCAACATGCACGCTCGCCAGCTGAAAGCCCCGGCGCCGGTAAAAACGCAGCGCATATTCATTCTCGTTTGTTATGACGACCCGCAGGTCCTCCACCCCTGTCTTTTTTAAATGCTCCTCTGCATGCATCAGCAGGCGGCTCGCAAATCCCTGCTTTTCGATTACGCTGTCAAGAGACACAATTAAACCAACACTGCCATCGTATGTATAAGTAATCGCTGCGGCAAGCACCCCGGCCTCCTGGACACAGAATCCTTCAAGCTCCGGGAGTATATACGTTTGATTATTAACATGCATCTCATTTGTTTCCCAGCAGGCGGCAAAGAAAT
Proteins encoded in this region:
- a CDS encoding LacI family DNA-binding transcriptional regulator; this encodes MSSIKDVAKLSGVSVTTVSRVMNNRGYIGKETRSRVEKAMQELDYQPNQIARSLQRSRSGLIGVIVPDLAHPFFSELINEIEAYANGRHYKIIVCNSLHDAEKEANYINMLRQNRADGIIVCSHTLSTEKYEHEEMPVISFDRVISPSIPYVASDNYLGGEIATRHLIERGCKKILHISGPLEYDLLANRRKDAFELTAMKAGITYMSIEGAYIEATFEDNYKFIEEHISAVLENYDGIFCSNDLLAYALYVYASRHHIHVPDELKIIGYDNHSFTRMLQTPRLTTIQQPLDKLGEALAFSLINNIERQENGAHNQNIVLDVQLIKGDTT
- a CDS encoding FecCD family ABC transporter permease, translating into MRQQTEPSTYKDDITSRPVTAVLMFIAGLPILGFIFLLSISVGAADVEIGTVWNALFHYDASLNDHVVIRELRLPRAIADIVVGACFAVAGAIMQGMTRNPLAESGILGINAGSIFMVAVCFAFLPGLSYNLLIVFSFLGAAISMGLIFGIASLSRIGLTPLRMVLAGAAINALFTALSEGIAIHFDLSQDIAFWYAGGLSGVRWEQLLPALPWMGGALVFAVALSRSVTILSLGDDIASGLGQRVGLIKLLCTLAVLFLAGIAVSIAGPIGFVGLVIPHVVRFFVGVDYRAIIPCSIVVGGIFMSLADIGARIINPPYETPLGSLFALIGVPFFLYIARRERREL
- a CDS encoding iron ABC transporter permease; protein product: MHSIFSGEWERRRRRRRIFVFSFLAILIFIVLLFSMNSGVTPLGPLEVIKTLFGFGDSNQNLVLFQFRLPRIVLALLVGAALAVSGCVLQGISRNSLADPGILGITTGAGLFVVLYISFFSSIDAASPYLLPVFALVGGLLAAALIYVLAYDRQLGLVPMRMILTGIAVAAGLNALMTVLMLRLQPEQFDFVAIWLAGRIYGSTWPYVYSFLPWFIILSIFIYYRWRALDTLTFGEQMAKGLGLRVEKERLLLTFASVALAASAVSVSGGIGFVGLIAPHIARRLIGPNHALALPASALLGGLLLLFADTLGRTIIQPSEIHAGIVVAVIGAPYFLYLLARSNV
- a CDS encoding ABC transporter ATP-binding protein, encoding MIETDQLHIGYDQQTIVNDLNIEIPSGKITALVGANGSGKSTILKALSRLMKPSKGVVYLNGSSIHSQKTKELAKQMAILPQNPEAPQGLTVTELVTYGRAPHQRGFGSLKAHDKEMIGWAIEITGMREFANRPIDHLSGGQRQRAWIAMALAQETETLFLDEPTTFLDMAHQMEVLNILEKLNVQEHRTIVMVVHDLNHASRYAHHIVAIKHGNVVKTGTPHEVMEAGIIEKVFGIKSDIIKDPRSGMPLCLPYNLCEEQAASPIFGS
- a CDS encoding GNAT family N-acetyltransferase, encoding MNIQPMKEIDRQKKEDFFAACWETNEMHVNNQTYILPELEGFCVQEAGVLAAAITYTYDGSVGLIVSLDSVIEKQGFASRLLMHAEEHLKKTGVEDLRVVITNENEYALRFYRRRGFQLASVHVDAARKAREDKPSIPLVGVNGITIRDEWHLRKWL